In Amyelois transitella isolate CPQ chromosome 5, ilAmyTran1.1, whole genome shotgun sequence, one DNA window encodes the following:
- the LOC106140415 gene encoding somatostatin receptor type 2, whose protein sequence is MELEDVEMLGHGNLTYPYFNGTYNGTYENCPNNNLPVVYVVTQVLYALVCVVGLLGNTLVIYVVLRYSKMQTVTNMYIVNLAIADECFLIGIPFLIITMSLRSWPFGSFMCKAYMISTGINQFTSSIFLCIMSADRYIAVCHPIAAPRLRTPLVSRVVSAAAWTASALVMTPIFMYTTLIPTENGLSCNIVWPEQESSKGQTSFTLYSFALGFAAPLTLIFVFYCLVIRKLKTVGPKNKSKEKKRSHRKVTKLVLTVIAVYVLCWLPYWAFQVALIYSPPTECASRITVTIFLVAACFSYSNSAMNPILYAFLSDNFKKSFLKACTCAAGKDVNATLHVENSVIPRKRGAQARAQARAAESRGGLSTACGIAGGSRSEASTALTSRSVAVSEALPLEARPATLAPLIAPNGLSHSRL, encoded by the coding sequence TGACCTACCCGTACTTCAACGGCACCTACAACGGAACCTACGAGAACTGCCCCAACAACAACTTGCCTGTAGTCTACGTCGTCACCCAAGTGCTCTACGCTCTCGTCTGTGTCGTGGGCCTTCTGGGCAACACGCTGGTCATCTATGTAGTTCTACGCTATTCCAAAATGCAAACAGTCACCAACATGTACATTGTCAATCTAGCCATCGCTGACGAATGCTTCCTCATTGGTATACCGTTCCTCATCATAACGATGTCACTACGTTCCTGGCCGTTCGGAAGTTTCATGTGCAAGGCTTATATGATCTCAACCGGAATCAACCAGTTCACCAGCAGCATATTCCTGTGCATCATGAGCGCTGACCGGTACATAGCTGTGTGTCACCCGATAGCCGCGCCCAGGCTGCGGACGCCGCTCGTGTCGCGCGTCGTCTCGGCCGCCGCCTGGACCGCCTCTGCTCTCGTCATGACGCCAATTTTTATGTACACTACCCTCATACCAACGGAGAACGGCCTATCATGTAACATTGTATGGCCCGAACAAGAGTCCAGTAAAGGCCAGACGTCCTTCACGCTATACTCCTTCGCTTTGGGATTTGCTGCTCCTCTGACATTGATTTTCGTCTTCTACTGCCTCGTTATTCGTAAACTGAAGACTGTGGGTCCAAAGAATAAGTCCAAAGAAAAGAAACGATCTCATagaaaagtaacaaaattgGTGCTGACCGTAATCGCTGTATACGTGCTTTGCTGGCTACCTTATTGGGCATTCCAGGTTGCCTTGATATACTCGCCACCCACTGAATGTGCCAGCCGCATAACCGTCACGATTTTCCTAGTCGCCGCATGTTTCAGCTACAGCAACTCTGCCATGAATCCTATTCTGTACGCATTCCTATCGGATAACTTTAAGAAGAGTTTCTTGAAGGCGTGCACCTGCGCTGCTGGTAAAGATGTGAATGCAACTTTGCACGTTGAGAACAGTGTGATACCTAGGAAGAGAGGAGCGCAGGCGCGTGCGCAGGCTCGGGCAGCGGAGTCTAGAGGCGGTTTGTCGACGGCGTGTGGCATTGCTGGAGGCTCCAGATCCGAAGCTTCTACCGCTTTGACGTCGCGGTCAGTGGCCGTAAGTGAAGCCTTACCTCTGGAGGCTCGGCCGGCTACATTGGCACCTTTGATAGCGCCAAATGGGCTGTCGCACTCGCGTCTTTGA